A window of Mucilaginibacter sp. PAMC 26640 contains these coding sequences:
- a CDS encoding beta-ketoacyl-[acyl-carrier-protein] synthase II: protein MKRVVVTGMGVVSAVGMDIAGFWKNIVEGNSPAKPITRFNTDKFKTKFATEIVDFHPAHHLDRNEIKRSDLYTQYALIAAEQAIKDAGFDINKMSPFDVGVIFGTAQGGMETFEQQYKEFAEGGFEPHFNPFFIPKTLVNMASGLISIKFGFMGVNFSTASACASANTAIMDAFNYIKFGKAKIIITGGSDAPISEASIGGYNSLKALSTRNEDPTKASRPFDIDREGFVMGEGAGVMVLEEYEHAKARGAHIYAEVGGASMTSDAYHITATHPEGKGAIRAMHLALEDAGLNTSDIGFVNAHATSTPVGDLSEARAISAVFNGNEDLLVSATKSVTGHLLGAAGAVEAIISVKVITDGIVPATINTTTIDPEIPKGLNVVINHSVDRKINAALSNTFGFGGHNGVVVFKKI, encoded by the coding sequence ATGAAAAGAGTTGTAGTTACCGGCATGGGTGTAGTTTCCGCAGTAGGGATGGACATTGCCGGCTTTTGGAAGAATATTGTTGAGGGTAACAGCCCGGCTAAACCCATCACCAGGTTTAATACAGATAAGTTTAAAACGAAATTTGCTACGGAGATCGTTGATTTTCACCCTGCCCATCACCTGGACAGGAACGAAATTAAACGCAGTGATCTGTATACCCAATATGCACTTATTGCGGCTGAGCAAGCGATAAAGGACGCTGGTTTCGATATCAACAAGATGTCGCCTTTTGATGTGGGTGTTATTTTTGGAACAGCCCAGGGTGGGATGGAGACCTTTGAGCAGCAGTATAAAGAATTTGCCGAGGGAGGCTTCGAACCTCACTTTAACCCGTTTTTTATCCCAAAGACCCTGGTTAACATGGCATCTGGTTTAATCTCCATTAAGTTTGGTTTTATGGGGGTAAACTTTTCTACCGCTTCGGCCTGTGCCAGCGCCAATACGGCCATCATGGATGCATTCAACTATATTAAGTTTGGTAAGGCTAAGATCATCATAACCGGCGGATCTGATGCCCCTATCAGCGAAGCATCTATAGGTGGATACAATTCTTTAAAGGCACTATCTACCCGCAACGAAGATCCGACCAAAGCATCGCGGCCTTTTGATATTGATCGCGAAGGTTTTGTTATGGGTGAAGGAGCCGGGGTAATGGTACTGGAAGAATACGAGCATGCAAAAGCGCGTGGTGCGCATATATATGCTGAAGTTGGTGGCGCATCAATGACATCTGATGCCTATCATATCACCGCTACCCATCCGGAAGGAAAAGGGGCCATCAGAGCAATGCATTTGGCATTGGAAGATGCCGGGTTAAATACCAGTGATATTGGTTTTGTTAATGCACATGCCACATCAACTCCTGTTGGCGATTTAAGTGAAGCCAGGGCCATCAGCGCAGTTTTTAACGGCAATGAAGATTTGTTGGTGAGTGCCACTAAATCAGTAACCGGGCACCTTTTAGGAGCAGCAGGTGCGGTAGAAGCTATTATCAGTGTAAAAGTAATTACTGATGGTATTGTGCCCGCTACAATCAATACCACTACTATCGACCCGGAAATACCTAAAGGGCTTAACGTAGTGATCAACCATTCGGTAGACAGAAAGATCAACGCCGCTTTGAGCAATACATTCGGCTTTGGCGGGCACAACGGCGTGGTGGTTTTTAAAAAGATTTAA
- a CDS encoding diguanylate cyclase — MENTINGIHHITAIAGNAKRNYNFYANILGQRLVKKTVNFDDPETYHLYYGNREGEPGTILTFFPWEGIQTGRRGARQATEIGYSVPEGSFDFWLKRFEKHNVIYNKVAEKFGEQYLTVLDPDGLKLELTASKNADQRLPWETDEVKAENALKGFHNVTISTNKMQPTADILTGVFGYKLLEQSVNRYRFVTDAVDNAAIVDLVEVAGEVAGHVAGGSVHHVAFRVKNEEVLMQYREKIARMGLNITDKIDRNYFYSLYFREPGGVLFEIATDNPGFAVDEPVEELGQNLKLPEQHERLRAHLEKSLPQLF, encoded by the coding sequence ATGGAAAATACAATCAACGGCATCCACCACATCACAGCCATAGCAGGCAATGCCAAACGTAATTACAACTTTTACGCCAATATTTTAGGGCAGCGGCTGGTTAAAAAGACCGTTAACTTTGATGATCCCGAAACTTACCATTTGTACTATGGCAACAGAGAAGGTGAGCCGGGAACTATCCTAACCTTTTTCCCCTGGGAAGGCATCCAAACAGGCAGGAGAGGCGCCAGGCAGGCAACCGAGATTGGTTATTCTGTACCCGAAGGTAGCTTTGATTTCTGGCTGAAACGATTCGAAAAACACAATGTGATCTACAATAAAGTAGCCGAAAAATTTGGTGAGCAATACCTAACCGTGTTGGACCCCGATGGCCTGAAACTAGAGCTGACCGCATCTAAAAACGCTGATCAACGTTTGCCCTGGGAAACAGATGAGGTAAAAGCGGAGAACGCTTTGAAAGGCTTCCACAATGTCACCATCAGCACCAATAAAATGCAACCGACAGCTGATATTTTAACCGGTGTGTTCGGCTACAAATTATTAGAGCAAAGCGTAAACCGTTACCGGTTCGTAACCGACGCAGTTGATAATGCGGCCATTGTTGACCTGGTGGAAGTGGCAGGTGAAGTAGCCGGGCATGTTGCAGGCGGCAGCGTACACCATGTGGCATTCCGGGTGAAAAATGAGGAAGTACTTATGCAGTACCGCGAAAAGATAGCAAGGATGGGTTTAAACATAACGGATAAAATAGACCGTAACTACTTCTATTCGCTATATTTCCGCGAACCGGGAGGTGTATTGTTTGAGATCGCGACCGATAATCCGGGATTTGCGGTAGACGAGCCGGTTGAAGAACTGGGCCAAAACCTAAAATTGCCGGAACAACACGAAAGATTACGTGCTCATTTAGAAAAATCATTACCGCAACTGTTCTAA
- a CDS encoding acetyltransferase, whose protein sequence is MNYDDIELINNQASHNFELLVDGQRAFIDYKTKDNKIYLVHTEVPKELQGQGVAEALVEKAFNYIEQHKLVMIPSCSYVQLFLKKHPEWDRILAA, encoded by the coding sequence ATGAACTACGACGATATCGAACTGATCAACAACCAGGCCAGCCACAATTTTGAACTACTTGTGGATGGGCAGCGCGCATTTATCGATTACAAAACGAAGGATAACAAAATTTATCTCGTCCACACTGAAGTCCCCAAAGAATTGCAGGGGCAGGGTGTTGCCGAAGCTTTGGTTGAAAAAGCTTTTAATTATATCGAGCAGCATAAGCTGGTAATGATCCCATCGTGCAGCTATGTACAGTTATTTTTGAAGAAGCATCCCGAGTGGGACCGGATTTTGGCAGCGTAA
- a CDS encoding aminopeptidase: MKRIFTGLLFVLGTVGAAFAQNIQNNPGSNHGNKFEQLGTILSTPNEQRTASGAPGVKYWQQRADYNIKCELDEKNLKLIGSETVTYFNNSPDPLTYIWLQLDENQHSTKNNADYQSSSTMPKQTTIQNLERAAGRNSNEDNGLGDMITKLTDATGKKLAFTVNKTMMRIELPVPLKAGQSFIFNLDWNYKITDRMTIGGRGGYEYFPEDGNYLFTMTQWYPRLCVYSDFQGWQNHQFTGRGEFALTFGNFHVQMTVPADHVIGATGECLNYSAVLSAEKLARYNKAKTSPVPVQVVNLADAKKAEAAPSTAKKTWVFQANNVRDFAWGSSRKFVWDAMGQNVGGKNVMCMSFYGKEAYNLYSRYSTRLVAHTIKSYSDFSIPYPYPVAQSVEASNGMEYPMICFNYGRTEKDGTYSESTKNGMIGVIIHEVGHNFFPMIINSDERQWSWMDEGLNSFIEYLTEELWDNKFPSKKGAAYTMVDYMKLPKNELEPIMSNSENIVRFGPNAYTKPATGLNILRETIMGRKLFDYAFKEYARRWAFKHPTPADLFRTMEDASGEDLDWFWRGWFYGTDPVDISLDSVKVAKADLKDSYTAPKRNGNAPKLAPPSVNSFEDISKVRNRTDKNIKFQTDLDTATHDFYWKYDRGMVGADSVKFNELMKAQPVPTMATEAMTEEDKAKYGSKYFYELNFTNKGGLVMPIIVEFKFADGTTQTDRTPAQIWRMNEKTASKFYVMDKEVVSIQLDPMRETADIDESNNYWGKGGEVSKFQLFKQKMGANGPVRGQSSGINPMQVTTGTK, encoded by the coding sequence ATGAAGCGGATTTTTACCGGACTTTTATTCGTTCTTGGTACCGTAGGGGCTGCATTTGCGCAGAACATTCAAAACAACCCCGGCAGTAACCACGGCAACAAATTTGAGCAGTTGGGCACTATACTCAGCACGCCGAACGAGCAGCGTACAGCCAGCGGCGCCCCCGGCGTTAAATACTGGCAGCAACGTGCCGATTATAACATCAAGTGCGAGCTGGATGAAAAAAACCTGAAGCTGATTGGCAGCGAAACGGTTACCTATTTTAACAACTCGCCTGATCCGCTGACTTACATTTGGTTACAGCTAGACGAAAACCAGCACAGCACTAAAAATAACGCTGATTACCAAAGCAGCTCAACCATGCCGAAGCAAACTACTATCCAGAACCTGGAGCGTGCGGCTGGACGTAACAGCAATGAAGATAATGGCCTGGGTGACATGATCACCAAACTGACTGATGCTACCGGTAAAAAATTAGCTTTCACTGTTAATAAAACGATGATGCGCATAGAGCTGCCTGTTCCTTTAAAGGCTGGTCAGTCGTTCATCTTTAACCTCGACTGGAACTACAAGATAACTGACCGGATGACCATAGGCGGTCGTGGCGGTTATGAGTATTTTCCGGAGGATGGCAATTACCTGTTCACCATGACCCAGTGGTACCCGCGCCTTTGCGTTTACAGCGATTTCCAGGGATGGCAAAACCACCAGTTCACCGGCCGCGGTGAATTCGCGTTAACGTTTGGTAATTTCCACGTTCAAATGACGGTGCCTGCAGATCACGTTATCGGTGCTACAGGCGAGTGTTTAAATTATTCAGCCGTACTAAGTGCGGAAAAATTGGCCCGTTACAACAAAGCCAAAACGTCTCCGGTGCCAGTACAGGTGGTTAACCTGGCCGATGCTAAAAAAGCAGAAGCTGCACCGTCCACTGCTAAAAAAACCTGGGTATTCCAGGCAAACAATGTGCGCGATTTTGCATGGGGTTCTTCACGTAAATTCGTGTGGGATGCCATGGGCCAGAATGTAGGCGGCAAAAACGTAATGTGCATGAGCTTTTATGGTAAAGAAGCTTACAACCTGTACAGCAGATACTCTACCCGTTTAGTGGCGCACACCATCAAAAGCTATTCAGATTTTAGCATACCTTACCCGTATCCGGTGGCGCAAAGTGTAGAGGCATCAAACGGTATGGAGTACCCGATGATCTGCTTTAACTATGGCCGTACCGAAAAAGACGGTACGTACAGCGAGAGCACTAAAAACGGTATGATAGGGGTGATCATCCATGAGGTTGGTCACAATTTCTTCCCAATGATCATCAACAGCGATGAGCGCCAATGGAGCTGGATGGATGAAGGCCTAAACTCTTTCATTGAATACCTTACCGAAGAACTTTGGGATAATAAGTTCCCAAGCAAAAAAGGTGCGGCTTATACCATGGTTGATTATATGAAATTGCCAAAGAATGAGCTGGAGCCAATCATGTCTAACTCAGAGAACATTGTTCGCTTTGGCCCTAATGCTTACACCAAACCTGCAACCGGCTTAAACATTCTGCGCGAAACCATTATGGGCCGCAAACTGTTTGATTATGCCTTTAAAGAATACGCAAGGCGCTGGGCGTTTAAGCACCCAACGCCTGCAGATTTGTTCCGCACCATGGAAGATGCCAGCGGCGAAGATCTGGACTGGTTTTGGAGAGGCTGGTTCTACGGAACCGACCCGGTTGATATATCTTTAGATTCTGTTAAAGTAGCTAAGGCTGATCTGAAAGACAGCTACACCGCTCCGAAACGTAACGGTAACGCGCCAAAACTTGCGCCGCCGTCTGTTAATAGTTTTGAAGATATTTCCAAGGTTCGTAACCGTACCGATAAGAATATCAAGTTTCAAACGGATCTTGATACCGCCACTCATGATTTCTATTGGAAATATGATCGTGGAATGGTAGGTGCCGATTCGGTGAAATTTAATGAACTGATGAAGGCCCAGCCGGTACCAACTATGGCAACTGAAGCGATGACCGAAGAGGACAAAGCAAAATACGGGTCTAAATATTTTTACGAGCTAAATTTCACCAACAAAGGTGGTTTAGTAATGCCGATTATTGTTGAATTTAAGTTTGCAGATGGTACAACTCAAACAGATCGTACGCCGGCACAAATTTGGCGGATGAACGAAAAAACGGCCAGCAAATTTTATGTAATGGATAAAGAAGTAGTTTCTATTCAACTGGATCCGATGCGGGAAACTGCCGATATCGACGAGAGTAATAATTACTGGGGTAAAGGCGGCGAGGTATCTAAATTCCAGCTGTTCAAACAAAAGATGGGCGCAAATGGTCCGGTAAGAGGCCAGTCATCAGGGATCAACCCGATGCAGGTGACCACCGGCACTAAATAG
- a CDS encoding phospholipase, producing MYSHTKQIKTAGAAPAVAKGALILLHGRGGTAANIIGIANELNIPDFAIYAPQATNQSWYPTSFLAPDAQNQPALDSALSVIDETVQQVIADGIPVHKIYFLGFSQGACLTLEYITRHAQPFGGAVAFTGGLIGERVNLDNYTGDFVGMPVLITTGNPDPHVPLTRVEESVKVLKSMDAAVTLKVYNGRPHTISREEIELANNTIFI from the coding sequence ATGTATAGCCACACTAAACAAATAAAAACGGCGGGTGCAGCACCCGCCGTTGCCAAAGGCGCTTTGATCCTTCTGCATGGCAGGGGAGGTACAGCTGCCAATATTATCGGTATTGCTAACGAGTTAAATATACCTGACTTTGCTATATACGCGCCGCAAGCCACCAACCAAAGCTGGTACCCTACTAGTTTTTTAGCACCCGATGCCCAAAATCAACCCGCGCTTGATTCGGCTTTGAGTGTTATTGATGAAACCGTGCAGCAGGTAATTGCCGACGGTATTCCGGTTCACAAGATCTACTTTCTGGGCTTTTCACAGGGGGCGTGTTTAACTTTGGAATACATTACGCGCCATGCGCAGCCTTTTGGCGGTGCGGTTGCCTTTACAGGTGGGTTGATAGGTGAGCGGGTTAATTTGGATAACTATACTGGCGACTTTGTGGGCATGCCCGTTTTGATCACTACCGGTAACCCTGACCCGCATGTACCGCTGACCAGGGTAGAGGAAAGCGTAAAGGTTTTGAAAAGTATGGATGCGGCAGTAACCCTGAAGGTTTATAACGGCAGGCCGCATACCATTAGTCGCGAAGAAATAGAATTGGCCAATAACACCATTTTTATATGA
- a CDS encoding HupE / UreJ protein, whose translation MSDFVFYFGLGWKHIISIDALDHQLFILALAAVYTFKNIRQVLILVTAFTIGHSLTLALSVLDVIRFSSKWVEFLIPCTIFITALNNILRVDKREGSAKVNYYLALGFGLIHGMGFANSIRIMLAQGQGIGMGLFGFNIGLEAGQIMVVAVILVFAFVFVNMLNVKRRDWIFFLSSGVFALAIKMAIERLPFLH comes from the coding sequence ATGTCTGATTTTGTTTTTTATTTTGGCTTAGGATGGAAGCACATAATCAGCATCGACGCCTTAGATCACCAACTTTTTATCCTGGCACTTGCCGCCGTTTACACCTTTAAAAATATCCGGCAGGTACTTATTTTAGTTACCGCTTTTACAATCGGGCACAGCCTTACATTGGCGCTCAGTGTGCTGGATGTTATCCGCTTTAGCAGTAAATGGGTGGAGTTTCTGATCCCCTGCACCATTTTTATAACTGCCCTCAATAATATTTTAAGGGTTGATAAAAGAGAAGGCAGCGCTAAGGTGAACTACTACCTTGCCTTGGGTTTTGGATTGATCCATGGGATGGGCTTTGCCAACTCCATTCGCATTATGCTGGCGCAGGGTCAGGGCATCGGGATGGGGCTTTTTGGCTTCAATATCGGTCTGGAGGCAGGTCAGATCATGGTGGTGGCAGTGATCCTGGTATTTGCTTTTGTATTCGTCAATATGCTGAACGTGAAGCGAAGGGATTGGATATTTTTTTTATCTTCGGGTGTGTTCGCATTGGCCATAAAAATGGCTATTGAGCGGCTACCTTTTTTACATTGA
- a CDS encoding pseudouridylate synthase, with amino-acid sequence MLEILYQDDYLIAINKPHGLLVHRSSIAADAEEFALQMLRDQIGLKVNPVHRIDRKTGGVLLFAFDKQTEIAMQQAFMENRVGKKYLAVVRGYTPDEMEIDYPLRKENGTLQDALTRFTTLKQVELDVPLGKHPTSRYSLVEAVPQTGRMHQLRKHFAHIFHPIIGDRTHGCNKQNKMFKENWEMETMLLHAAELSFKHPVNDAETILILAPLQPGFLQAMAIMGW; translated from the coding sequence ATGCTGGAAATACTTTACCAGGACGATTACCTCATCGCTATAAATAAACCACATGGCTTACTGGTGCACCGGTCTTCAATAGCGGCCGATGCAGAAGAATTTGCGCTTCAAATGCTGCGCGACCAAATAGGCCTGAAAGTGAACCCGGTACACCGGATAGACCGTAAAACCGGGGGCGTGCTGCTTTTCGCCTTTGATAAACAAACGGAAATTGCCATGCAACAGGCCTTTATGGAAAACCGCGTGGGTAAAAAGTACCTGGCAGTGGTAAGAGGCTATACCCCGGATGAAATGGAAATAGATTACCCGTTACGGAAAGAGAACGGAACCTTGCAGGACGCCTTAACCCGTTTCACAACGTTGAAACAAGTTGAATTGGATGTTCCCCTGGGTAAACATCCTACTTCCAGATATTCTTTGGTAGAAGCTGTTCCGCAAACCGGCAGGATGCACCAGTTAAGAAAGCATTTCGCTCATATATTTCACCCCATTATAGGGGATCGTACCCATGGTTGTAATAAACAAAACAAAATGTTTAAAGAGAACTGGGAGATGGAGACCATGTTACTGCATGCTGCAGAGCTCAGTTTTAAACATCCGGTGAATGATGCCGAAACTATTTTGATCCTTGCACCGCTTCAACCCGGATTTTTGCAAGCGATGGCAATAATGGGATGGTAA